The Enterococcus rotai genome includes a window with the following:
- a CDS encoding NAD(P)-dependent alcohol dehydrogenase → MKAIICTGYGAPDVLQLQEVDKPKPKDNQILIKIHATTVASGDCVVRGAKKYGPIMKIMFGFKRPRQPILGTELSGVIEAVGKNVRKFKVGDAVFALTGMKFGGYAEYICLTENSVVSLMPQNATFEDAAALAFGGTTALHFLRKSGIKPNQKILIYGASGAVGTAATQLAVYFGANVTGVCSAQNFDLVRSLGVNKVIDYTKEDFNTLNKTYDIVFDAVGKLNKTQAKKLTDQNGKFVSVSKGMVKELTDDLNLLKELVENEQFKATIDKTYPLANTAQAHEYVEMGHKKGNVVLTIIEG, encoded by the coding sequence ATGAAAGCAATCATTTGCACAGGCTATGGAGCACCTGATGTTCTTCAGTTACAAGAAGTCGATAAGCCTAAACCCAAAGATAATCAAATTCTAATAAAAATCCATGCTACAACTGTGGCTTCTGGTGATTGTGTCGTTAGAGGAGCAAAAAAATATGGCCCAATCATGAAGATCATGTTTGGCTTTAAACGTCCTAGACAACCAATCTTAGGAACTGAACTTTCTGGCGTTATTGAAGCAGTTGGCAAAAATGTTAGAAAATTCAAAGTAGGGGATGCCGTATTTGCTTTGACTGGCATGAAATTTGGCGGTTATGCTGAGTATATCTGTTTGACAGAAAATAGTGTTGTTTCACTAATGCCACAAAATGCTACGTTTGAAGATGCTGCTGCTTTAGCTTTCGGTGGAACAACAGCTCTTCATTTTTTAAGAAAATCTGGCATAAAACCTAATCAAAAAATCTTGATTTACGGTGCTTCTGGAGCTGTTGGCACAGCAGCAACACAACTTGCTGTTTATTTTGGCGCAAATGTTACTGGCGTTTGTAGCGCTCAAAATTTTGATCTAGTCCGCTCGTTAGGCGTTAATAAAGTGATCGACTACACGAAAGAAGATTTCAATACACTAAACAAAACATACGATATTGTTTTTGATGCAGTCGGAAAATTGAATAAAACGCAAGCGAAAAAACTAACCGATCAAAATGGAAAATTTGTCTCGGTCTCCAAAGGCATGGTCAAAGAACTTACAGATGATCTAAACCTGCTTAAAGAATTAGTTGAAAATGAGCAATTCAAAGCCACGATTGATAAAACCTATCCACTTGCAAATACAGCCCAAGCTCATGAATATGTAGAAATGGGGCATAAAAAAGGCAATGTAGTATTAACTATTATTGAAGGCTAA
- a CDS encoding MmcQ/YjbR family DNA-binding protein: MQDKIQYLKDEARKWPGATVEYREDWDCDYFGIEKKCFCMLGTNKAGDWVMTVKGDPAENELLREQYSDVVPGYYANKTHWNSFLLENSSFTEEQLALFLKKSYRLVLEKLPKKVQLKYQ, encoded by the coding sequence ATGCAGGATAAAATTCAGTATTTAAAAGATGAAGCAAGAAAATGGCCAGGAGCTACAGTTGAGTATCGGGAAGATTGGGATTGCGATTATTTTGGCATTGAGAAGAAATGTTTTTGTATGCTTGGAACTAATAAAGCGGGTGATTGGGTGATGACCGTTAAAGGTGATCCCGCAGAAAATGAATTATTACGAGAACAATATTCAGACGTCGTTCCTGGATATTATGCTAATAAAACCCATTGGAATTCCTTTTTACTAGAAAATTCTTCTTTTACCGAAGAACAGTTAGCTCTATTTTTAAAAAAATCGTATCGGTTAGTTCTTGAAAAATTACCTAAGAAGGTTCAATTGAAGTATCAATAA
- a CDS encoding VOC family protein, whose protein sequence is MKLDMVGIIVESMEEAILFYERFGFEALGEKEADYVELNNEGMRISLNTKKMIEGIYGYLPKSAGDKIELAFICDSPAEIDQLCEKMKGFGYELFREPWQAFWGQYYAIIKDPDGNLLSLFCNGEKGAANAG, encoded by the coding sequence ATGAAACTAGATATGGTGGGAATCATTGTTGAATCGATGGAGGAAGCAATTTTATTTTATGAGCGATTTGGTTTTGAAGCTCTAGGAGAAAAAGAGGCTGATTATGTAGAACTGAATAACGAAGGAATGCGTATCTCACTAAATACCAAAAAAATGATTGAAGGAATTTATGGTTATCTGCCAAAAAGTGCAGGGGATAAAATCGAATTAGCTTTTATTTGTGACTCTCCTGCAGAAATCGATCAATTATGCGAAAAAATGAAAGGGTTTGGCTATGAACTTTTTCGTGAACCTTGGCAGGCTTTTTGGGGTCAATATTACGCAATCATCAAAGACCCAGACGGTAATTTATTGAGCTTGTTTTGCAATGGGGAGAAGGGGGCAGCGAATGCAGGATAA
- a CDS encoding helix-turn-helix domain-containing protein codes for MMTYRPKVWQDSVNDYQEVAPDVRLSSYIQSYWISYTDSSSPPSRVIPDLCSDVIVQLSTELDVLQVNICGPSTHFFYSYSDQPLIYFGIRYYLGGMYPFLGQSFKGLKDQLLELALFEKGIATDLIACLSGQESLSALIESANLYFLERLNRLTVKKISAPIQTFFEEHYRGISYSESIASSSLSERTLQRTFREETGLSPYEVFDVLRFQKVYQELVSRPTIDHLDLVEKYGFFDQAHYSQKLKKMTGLSPQSIRQHVGILQDNI; via the coding sequence ATGATGACGTATCGACCCAAAGTTTGGCAAGATTCTGTAAATGATTATCAAGAAGTAGCTCCTGATGTACGTTTAAGTTCCTATATACAATCGTATTGGATTAGTTATACAGATTCATCTAGCCCGCCAAGTAGAGTCATTCCTGATTTGTGTTCCGACGTAATTGTGCAATTGAGCACTGAATTAGATGTTTTACAGGTCAATATTTGCGGTCCCAGTACACACTTTTTTTATTCATATTCGGATCAGCCACTGATTTATTTTGGTATTCGGTATTATTTAGGCGGCATGTACCCTTTTTTAGGTCAGTCTTTTAAAGGGTTGAAAGATCAGTTGCTGGAGTTAGCTTTGTTTGAAAAAGGTATAGCGACGGATTTGATTGCGTGTTTATCTGGGCAAGAGTCCCTTAGTGCTTTGATCGAGAGTGCAAATCTGTATTTTTTAGAACGTTTGAATCGTTTAACTGTAAAAAAAATCTCAGCACCAATCCAGACATTTTTTGAAGAACATTATCGAGGGATCAGCTATTCTGAAAGTATTGCGAGTAGTTCTTTATCTGAACGCACTTTACAACGTACATTTAGAGAAGAAACGGGTCTTTCACCGTATGAAGTATTTGATGTTTTACGTTTTCAAAAGGTTTACCAGGAATTGGTCAGTCGACCAACGATCGATCATCTGGACTTAGTCGAAAAATATGGTTTTTTTGATCAAGCACATTATTCTCAAAAATTAAAAAAGATGACGGGATTATCACCACAGTCAATTCGTCAGCATGTCGGAATTTTACAAGACAATATCTAA
- a CDS encoding helix-turn-helix transcriptional regulator, which produces MNNSIRKQRFMHGEMTQQALADAVGVTRQTIISLEQEKYSPSLELAFKIAKVFNQPLEEVFSYKGQ; this is translated from the coding sequence ATCAACAACTCCATCCGAAAACAGCGATTTATGCATGGAGAAATGACCCAGCAGGCTCTAGCAGATGCTGTTGGTGTTACTAGACAAACCATTATTTCATTAGAACAGGAAAAGTACTCCCCTTCTTTAGAATTAGCCTTTAAAATCGCTAAAGTTTTTAATCAACCATTAGAAGAAGTTTTTTCTTATAAAGGACAGTAA